The following proteins are encoded in a genomic region of Catellatospora sp. TT07R-123:
- a CDS encoding glycosyltransferase family 39 protein translates to MTSTLTPATAAPADTDPPPAAAAPRRPWLRHAPLAALLTGTALLYLVGLSRSGWANPYYSAAAQAASQSWKAFFFGSLDGANFITVDKTPAALWLMGASVRLFGVNPYAILLPQALCGVGATALLYATVRRFAGPAAGLIAGAVMATTPVAVLMFRFNNPDALLVLLLVAGAYALTRALETGQTRWLAWAGAAVGFGFLAKMLQALLVLPAFALVYLLFGPPRLAVRCGQLLVAAAAMIGAAGWWVLVVELWPADSRPYIGGTQGDSVLELTLGYNGFGRLTGEEVGSVGGAGGWGETGALRLFGTDLAGQAAWLLPAALALLAVGIAVTWRRPRTDLVRAGFVLWGGWLLVTGLVFSFMAGIFHAYYTVALAPALGALTGAGAVLLWRLRDRSWAVAVAAAVLTGTGWWAYTLLGQAADFVPWLRWLVLVGALATACALLATHLLPAWSQRGLAVLALTLGLTGPAAFAVQTAASAHTGAIPSAGPSTGGGFGGMRGGGPGGFANRGGQPGGFGGPGGQARQPGQGGQPGGGPGAGAGDGQRFGGGGTRAGMGGLLNATTPGAELQALLTADADRYDWVAAAVGANNAAGYQLAVNRPVMAIGGFNGTDNAPSLARFQEWVDEGRVHWFIGGSGFDSGSGSDVGSQIAAWVAQNFTARTVSGTTVYDLTEETAS, encoded by the coding sequence ATGACCAGCACCCTGACGCCCGCCACCGCCGCCCCGGCGGACACCGACCCGCCACCGGCGGCCGCGGCGCCGCGCCGCCCGTGGCTGCGGCACGCCCCGCTCGCGGCGCTGCTGACCGGCACCGCGCTGCTGTACCTGGTGGGCCTGTCGCGCTCCGGCTGGGCCAACCCGTACTACTCGGCCGCGGCCCAGGCCGCCTCGCAGAGCTGGAAGGCGTTCTTCTTCGGCTCGCTCGACGGGGCCAACTTCATCACCGTCGACAAGACCCCGGCCGCGCTGTGGCTGATGGGCGCCTCGGTGCGGCTGTTCGGCGTCAACCCGTACGCGATCCTGCTGCCGCAGGCGCTGTGCGGCGTCGGCGCCACCGCGCTGCTGTACGCCACCGTGCGCCGCTTCGCCGGTCCGGCCGCGGGCCTGATCGCGGGCGCGGTCATGGCCACCACGCCGGTGGCGGTGCTGATGTTCCGGTTCAACAACCCCGACGCGCTGCTGGTGCTGCTGCTGGTCGCGGGCGCGTACGCGCTGACCCGGGCGCTGGAGACCGGGCAGACCCGCTGGCTGGCCTGGGCGGGCGCGGCGGTCGGGTTCGGCTTCCTGGCCAAGATGCTCCAGGCGCTGCTGGTGCTGCCCGCGTTTGCGCTGGTCTACCTGCTGTTCGGGCCGCCCCGGCTGGCGGTGCGGTGCGGGCAGCTGCTGGTCGCGGCCGCCGCGATGATCGGCGCCGCGGGCTGGTGGGTGCTGGTCGTGGAGCTGTGGCCCGCCGACTCGCGGCCGTACATCGGCGGCACGCAGGGCGACAGCGTGCTGGAGCTGACCCTGGGCTACAACGGGTTCGGGCGGCTGACCGGCGAGGAGGTCGGCAGCGTCGGCGGCGCGGGCGGCTGGGGCGAGACCGGCGCGCTGCGGCTGTTCGGCACGGACCTGGCCGGGCAGGCGGCCTGGCTGCTCCCGGCGGCGCTGGCGCTGCTCGCGGTCGGGATCGCGGTCACCTGGCGGCGGCCGCGCACCGACCTGGTCCGGGCCGGGTTCGTGCTGTGGGGCGGCTGGCTGCTGGTCACCGGCCTGGTGTTCAGCTTCATGGCGGGCATCTTCCACGCGTACTACACCGTCGCGCTGGCCCCGGCGCTCGGCGCCCTGACCGGCGCGGGCGCGGTGCTGCTGTGGCGGCTGCGGGACCGGTCCTGGGCGGTGGCGGTGGCGGCGGCGGTGCTGACCGGGACCGGCTGGTGGGCGTACACCCTGCTGGGCCAGGCGGCCGACTTCGTGCCCTGGCTGCGCTGGCTGGTCCTGGTCGGCGCCTTGGCCACCGCGTGCGCGCTGCTGGCCACGCACCTGCTGCCCGCCTGGTCGCAGCGCGGCCTCGCGGTGCTCGCGCTGACCCTGGGCCTGACCGGTCCGGCCGCGTTCGCGGTGCAGACGGCCGCGTCGGCGCACACCGGCGCCATCCCGAGCGCGGGCCCGTCGACCGGCGGCGGCTTCGGCGGCATGCGCGGCGGCGGCCCCGGCGGCTTCGCCAACCGGGGCGGACAGCCGGGCGGGTTCGGCGGTCCGGGCGGCCAGGCCCGGCAGCCGGGCCAGGGCGGACAGCCCGGCGGTGGTCCGGGCGCGGGCGCCGGTGACGGGCAGCGGTTCGGCGGCGGGGGTACGCGCGCAGGCATGGGCGGCCTGCTCAACGCCACCACCCCCGGCGCCGAGTTGCAGGCCCTGCTCACCGCCGACGCCGACCGCTACGACTGGGTCGCCGCGGCCGTCGGCGCCAACAACGCCGCCGGATACCAGCTGGCCGTGAACCGCCCGGTGATGGCGATCGGCGGCTTCAACGGCACCGACAACGCCCCGTCCCTGGCCCGGTTCCAGGAATGGGTCGATGAGGGACGGGTGCACTGGTTCATCGGCGGCAGCGGCTTCGACTCCGGCAGCGGCAGCGACGTCGGCAGCCAGATCGCGGCCTGGGTCGCGCAGAACTTCACCGCCCGGACCGTCTCCGGCACCACCGTCTACGACCTCACCGAGGAGACCGCGTCATGA
- a CDS encoding low specificity L-threonine aldolase → MTEDPADRRRRAQRGCDRILSAHRTPTMREQLALLDGLDLDGWPDFYGGGPVAELERRVAELLGKPAAVFFPTGTMAQQVALRCWAERTGSPVVALHPLSHVEAYERGAYESLSDLRGVFPTREPRQPTAAEVRDLDEPYGTLLVELPLREPGFLLPGWDELTEVVEAARSRGARVHFDGARLWESVHHWGVDLPTVAALADSVYVSLYKTLGGLAGAVVAGPADFVAQARAWRHRYGGNLFQQWPSALTALAGLDRELPRLPGYVAHAKVVAAALAQLPGAVVHPAVPHTHQFQLWLPGPADRLNEAVIALAEQRKTWLCGGFADRAPGRAMAEITVAAPALEWSADDVVEAGLALLALADPA, encoded by the coding sequence GTGACCGAGGACCCCGCCGACCGGCGCCGCCGCGCCCAGCGCGGCTGCGACCGGATCCTGTCCGCGCACCGCACGCCGACCATGCGCGAGCAGCTGGCGCTGCTCGACGGCCTCGACCTGGACGGCTGGCCCGACTTCTACGGCGGCGGCCCGGTCGCCGAGCTGGAACGGCGGGTGGCCGAGCTGCTGGGCAAGCCGGCGGCGGTCTTCTTCCCGACCGGCACCATGGCCCAGCAGGTCGCCCTGCGCTGCTGGGCCGAGCGCACCGGCAGCCCGGTCGTGGCACTGCACCCGCTCAGCCACGTCGAGGCGTACGAACGCGGGGCGTACGAGTCGCTCAGCGACCTGCGCGGGGTCTTCCCGACCCGCGAGCCCCGCCAGCCCACCGCCGCCGAGGTGCGCGACCTCGACGAGCCGTACGGCACGCTGCTGGTCGAGCTGCCGCTGCGCGAGCCCGGTTTCCTGCTGCCCGGCTGGGACGAGCTGACCGAGGTCGTCGAGGCGGCCCGCTCGCGCGGGGCGCGGGTGCACTTCGACGGCGCGCGGCTGTGGGAGTCGGTGCACCACTGGGGGGTGGACCTGCCCACGGTGGCGGCACTGGCCGACAGCGTGTACGTGTCGCTGTACAAGACCCTCGGCGGCCTGGCCGGGGCCGTCGTCGCCGGTCCGGCCGACTTCGTCGCGCAGGCGCGCGCCTGGCGGCACCGCTACGGCGGCAACCTGTTCCAGCAGTGGCCGTCGGCGCTGACCGCGCTGGCCGGGCTCGACCGCGAGCTGCCCCGGCTGCCCGGCTACGTCGCCCACGCCAAGGTCGTGGCCGCGGCGCTCGCGCAGCTGCCCGGCGCGGTGGTGCACCCGGCGGTGCCGCACACCCACCAGTTCCAGCTCTGGCTGCCCGGCCCCGCCGACCGGCTCAACGAGGCCGTGATCGCCCTGGCCGAGCAGCGCAAGACCTGGCTGTGCGGCGGATTCGCCGACCGGGCGCCCGGCCGGGCCATGGCCGAGATCACCGTGGCCGCCCCGGCGCTGGAGTGGTCGGCCGACGACGTGGTCGAGGCGGGGCTGGCGCTGCTCGCGCTGGCCGACCCGGCCTGA
- a CDS encoding glycosyltransferase family 39 protein: MSTSDAVTPAPPASDPGVLTAAPPGDRTGPAAAGPAAASRAARWRRRVPLLVLLLGTAVLYLWDLSASGWANSYYAAAVQAGTQDLKAMLFGSLDAGNFITVDKTPASLWLMALSARIFGFSSWSILVPQALCGVGAVALTYAAVRRWAGETGGLLAGAVLALTPVAALMFRFDNPDALLTLLLVLAAYAVTRALERASTWWLVAAGAAVGFGYLTKMLQALLVLPALGLVYLICAPTRFWRRVWQLLAAAGAMIVAAGWWVALVELWPKGSRPYVGGSTNNSILELTLGYNGLGRLTGNERGGLTGAVSGGTGGFPGGMPDGGMPGGGRGFGGFGGEAGLTRLFNDSMGGQASWLLPAALTLLVAGLVVTWRRPRTDAARAGLILWGAWLVTHVLVFSLMEGIVHEYYTVALAPALGALVGGGSVLLWHLRDPRPAPLADGSGVGAVAIAGGMIGVSGQNVATGAAEGPQTAISNAAPVSGGSAAGAGDGLRPWAAWVARAGLAAAVLVTGWWAFVLLGRVDWQPWLRSVVLVLCVVGAVALLVPWRAARASRFAFAGAVAAGVGMLAGPAAYTVQTVSTPHTGSIPLAGPASSGGFGGMRGFPGGFRPDGQNLPGQGFPGQNLPGQDGTGQGAQGQGAQGQQGQGGNRDGGGFGFPGGGMRPGGGMPGEAPADAELVKLIEGSDRTWAAAVSGAQSAAALELASGKSVMGMGGWSGDPAPTLAQFQQWAQQGRIGYFVGGGQGGFGGRGGSSQEIAAWVQQHYTALTVGTQTVYDLSKPLP; encoded by the coding sequence ATGTCCACATCCGACGCCGTCACCCCGGCGCCGCCCGCGTCCGACCCGGGCGTGCTCACCGCGGCGCCGCCCGGCGACCGTACCGGTCCGGCCGCCGCCGGTCCGGCCGCCGCGAGCCGGGCGGCCCGGTGGCGCCGCCGGGTCCCGCTGCTGGTGCTGCTGCTCGGCACCGCGGTCCTCTACCTGTGGGACCTGTCCGCCTCCGGCTGGGCCAACAGCTACTACGCCGCCGCCGTGCAGGCGGGCACGCAGGACCTCAAGGCGATGCTGTTCGGCTCGCTGGACGCGGGCAACTTCATCACCGTCGACAAGACGCCCGCCTCGCTGTGGCTGATGGCGCTGTCGGCGCGGATCTTCGGGTTCTCCAGCTGGAGCATCCTGGTGCCGCAGGCGCTGTGCGGGGTCGGCGCGGTCGCGCTGACGTACGCGGCGGTGCGGCGCTGGGCGGGGGAGACCGGCGGGCTGCTGGCCGGGGCGGTGCTGGCGCTGACCCCGGTGGCGGCGCTGATGTTCCGCTTCGACAACCCCGACGCGCTGCTGACGCTGCTGCTCGTGCTCGCGGCGTACGCGGTGACCCGCGCTCTGGAGCGCGCCTCGACGTGGTGGCTGGTCGCCGCCGGGGCGGCGGTCGGGTTCGGCTACCTGACCAAGATGCTGCAGGCGCTGCTGGTGCTGCCCGCACTGGGCCTGGTGTACCTGATCTGCGCGCCGACCCGGTTCTGGCGCCGGGTGTGGCAGCTGCTGGCCGCCGCCGGGGCGATGATCGTCGCGGCGGGCTGGTGGGTGGCGCTGGTCGAGCTGTGGCCCAAGGGCTCGCGGCCGTACGTCGGCGGCTCCACGAACAACTCCATCCTGGAGCTCACCCTCGGCTACAACGGGCTGGGCCGGCTCACCGGCAACGAGCGCGGCGGCCTGACCGGCGCGGTCTCCGGCGGCACCGGCGGCTTCCCCGGCGGCATGCCCGATGGCGGGATGCCCGGTGGCGGGCGCGGGTTCGGCGGGTTCGGCGGCGAGGCCGGGCTGACCCGTCTGTTCAACGACTCCATGGGCGGCCAGGCTTCCTGGCTGCTGCCCGCGGCGCTGACCCTGCTGGTGGCGGGGCTGGTGGTGACGTGGCGGCGGCCGCGCACCGACGCGGCGCGGGCCGGGCTGATCCTCTGGGGCGCCTGGCTGGTGACGCACGTGCTCGTGTTCAGCCTGATGGAAGGCATCGTGCACGAGTACTACACGGTCGCGCTCGCCCCCGCGCTCGGCGCCCTGGTCGGCGGCGGCTCCGTCCTCCTCTGGCACCTGCGCGACCCCCGTCCGGCCCCACTCGCCGACGGATCCGGCGTCGGCGCCGTCGCCATTGCAGGCGGCATGATCGGCGTTTCCGGTCAGAACGTGGCCACTGGTGCTGCCGAAGGACCGCAGACAGCGATCTCCAACGCTGCGCCGGTCTCCGGCGGCAGTGCGGCCGGTGCTGGCGACGGGCTGCGCCCGTGGGCCGCGTGGGTGGCGCGGGCGGGGCTGGCCGCGGCGGTGCTGGTGACCGGGTGGTGGGCGTTCGTTCTGCTCGGGCGGGTGGACTGGCAACCATGGCTGCGGTCTGTCGTGCTGGTGCTGTGCGTGGTCGGCGCGGTGGCGCTACTGGTGCCGTGGCGCGCCGCGCGGGCGAGCCGGTTCGCGTTCGCCGGCGCGGTCGCGGCAGGGGTGGGCATGCTCGCCGGACCTGCCGCATACACGGTGCAGACCGTGTCCACGCCGCACACTGGCAGCATCCCGCTCGCCGGCCCGGCCAGCTCGGGCGGATTCGGCGGCATGCGCGGCTTCCCCGGCGGCTTCCGCCCGGACGGCCAGAACCTGCCGGGCCAGGGCTTCCCCGGCCAGAACCTCCCCGGCCAGGACGGCACCGGTCAGGGTGCCCAGGGCCAGGGTGCCCAGGGCCAGCAGGGCCAGGGCGGCAACCGTGACGGCGGGGGGTTCGGCTTCCCGGGCGGCGGTATGCGCCCCGGCGGCGGCATGCCCGGCGAGGCTCCCGCCGACGCCGAGCTGGTGAAGCTGATCGAGGGCAGTGACCGTACCTGGGCGGCGGCGGTGTCCGGCGCGCAGAGCGCGGCCGCGCTGGAGCTGGCCAGCGGCAAGTCGGTGATGGGTATGGGCGGCTGGTCCGGTGACCCGGCTCCGACGCTGGCCCAGTTCCAGCAGTGGGCGCAGCAGGGCAGGATCGGCTACTTCGTCGGCGGCGGCCAGGGCGGCTTCGGCGGTCGCGGCGGCAGCAGCCAGGAGATCGCCGCCTGGGTGCAGCAGCACTACACCGCCCTCACCGTCGGCACCCAGACCGTCTACGACCTGTCCAAACCCCTGCCCTGA
- a CDS encoding nucleoside/nucleotide kinase family protein codes for MLTKLLEQVHRLREGRPGRLFVGITGAPGAGKSTLAQLLAQRLDRAAVVPMDGFHLANAELRRLGRADRKGAPDTFDAAGYAALLRRLRDTTDETVWAPTFDHVLNEPVAGAVPVPPEADVVITEGNYLLLDVAPWDRVRGLLDLAVYLSADDAERVDGLLARQLAKGLDEAAARDWVLRSDEANARLVATTAARADLRLHRA; via the coding sequence ATGCTCACCAAGCTGCTCGAACAGGTGCACCGGCTGCGCGAGGGGCGCCCCGGGCGCCTGTTCGTCGGCATCACCGGCGCCCCCGGCGCCGGCAAGTCGACCCTGGCCCAGCTGCTCGCACAGCGCCTCGACCGGGCCGCGGTCGTGCCGATGGACGGCTTCCACCTCGCCAACGCCGAGCTGCGGCGGCTGGGCCGGGCCGACCGCAAGGGCGCCCCCGACACCTTCGACGCCGCCGGATACGCCGCCCTGCTGCGCCGCCTGCGCGACACCACCGACGAGACCGTGTGGGCGCCGACCTTCGACCACGTCCTCAACGAGCCCGTCGCCGGGGCCGTGCCGGTGCCGCCGGAGGCCGACGTCGTGATCACCGAGGGCAACTACCTGCTGCTCGACGTCGCGCCCTGGGACCGGGTGCGCGGGCTGCTCGACCTGGCGGTGTACCTGTCGGCCGACGACGCCGAGCGGGTCGACGGGCTGCTGGCGCGCCAGCTCGCCAAGGGCCTGGACGAGGCGGCCGCCCGCGACTGGGTCCTGCGCAGCGACGAGGCCAACGCCCGGCTGGTCGCCACCACGGCCGCGCGCGCCGACCTCCGGCTGCATCGAGCATGA
- a CDS encoding HEAT repeat domain-containing protein, whose translation MSELADETVRLFSASVHAYRAEPYDDDAFRDPLLRLAAGGAGAAVDLARTRLRDDDAVVRAAACRLLRVVDEVGGDSGREEVAALLADVAGLEKEPEVLCAMVEALGGSGRPHALPVLLDLAAHPDGDVRHQVAAALPEVLAGPDRAAGVAALIRLSADTEPHVRDWATHGLGTRLDADTEAIRAALWARTGDPYPPAFEEGVHGLARRRDPRAAALVAAALADEGASALTFSSAAALGDPSLVPLLEAYDRDDPLVAAALAACAEHG comes from the coding sequence ATGAGCGAGCTGGCTGACGAAACGGTCCGGCTGTTCTCCGCGTCGGTGCACGCGTACCGCGCGGAGCCCTATGACGACGACGCCTTCCGCGATCCGCTCCTGCGGCTGGCCGCGGGCGGTGCGGGCGCCGCCGTCGACCTGGCCCGCACCAGGCTGCGCGACGACGACGCCGTCGTCCGGGCGGCCGCCTGCCGCCTGCTGCGCGTGGTCGACGAGGTCGGCGGCGACAGCGGCCGCGAGGAGGTGGCCGCGCTGCTGGCCGACGTGGCCGGGCTGGAGAAGGAACCCGAGGTGCTCTGCGCCATGGTCGAGGCGCTGGGCGGCAGCGGCCGCCCGCACGCGCTGCCGGTGCTGCTCGACCTGGCCGCCCACCCCGACGGCGACGTGCGCCACCAGGTCGCCGCGGCGCTGCCCGAGGTGCTGGCCGGGCCGGACCGGGCAGCCGGGGTGGCCGCGCTGATCCGGCTGAGCGCCGACACCGAGCCGCACGTGCGCGACTGGGCCACCCACGGCCTGGGCACCCGGCTCGACGCCGACACCGAGGCGATCCGGGCCGCGCTGTGGGCCCGCACCGGCGACCCGTACCCCCCGGCGTTCGAGGAGGGCGTGCACGGGCTGGCCCGGCGCCGCGACCCGAGGGCGGCGGCGCTGGTGGCGGCGGCGCTGGCCGACGAGGGCGCCAGCGCGCTGACCTTCTCCAGCGCGGCGGCCCTGGGCGATCCGTCGCTGGTGCCGCTGCTGGAGGCGTACGACCGCGATGATCCGCTGGTCGCGGCCGCCCTGGCCGCCTGCGCCGAACACGGGTGA
- a CDS encoding glycosyltransferase, giving the protein MTAPTLARRAPVETTAAAPVLDVVVPVYNEQTDLGPSVRRLHEYLRATVPYRFRITVADNASTDATPAVAAALAAEFAEVTVVRLEQKGRGRALRHVWSHSDAAVLAYLDVDLSTDLAALPPLIAPLLSGHSDLAIGTRLTRQSRVVRGAKREVISRGYNLLLRGTLAASFSDAQCGFKAIRADVARELLPLVEDTGWFFDTELLVLAQNSGARIHEVPVDWVDDPDSRVDLAATILADLRGIARLGRSLLTGALPLARLRAELGRAPLARPESSLLRQVVRFGLVGVVSTLAYLLLYALAQPYLGAQGANLAALAVTAIANTAANRRLTFGIRGAADALRHQAQGLLVFALGLLLTSGALAALHLIAGATTRTAELTVLVTANLLATLLRFTLLRSWVFKGEH; this is encoded by the coding sequence ATGACCGCACCGACCCTGGCCCGGCGCGCCCCGGTCGAGACCACCGCCGCAGCGCCGGTGCTCGACGTGGTGGTGCCCGTCTACAACGAGCAGACCGACCTCGGCCCCAGCGTGCGGCGCCTGCACGAGTACCTGCGCGCCACCGTGCCGTACCGGTTCCGGATCACCGTCGCCGACAACGCCAGCACCGACGCCACCCCCGCCGTCGCCGCCGCTCTGGCCGCCGAGTTCGCCGAGGTCACCGTCGTACGGCTGGAGCAGAAGGGGCGCGGGCGGGCGCTGCGGCACGTCTGGTCCCACTCGGACGCGGCGGTGCTGGCGTATCTCGACGTCGACCTGTCCACCGACCTGGCCGCGCTGCCGCCGCTGATCGCGCCGCTGCTGTCCGGCCACTCCGACCTGGCCATCGGCACCCGGCTCACCCGGCAGTCGCGGGTGGTGCGCGGCGCCAAGCGCGAGGTCATCTCGCGCGGCTACAACCTGCTGCTGCGCGGCACCCTGGCCGCGTCGTTCAGCGACGCCCAGTGCGGCTTCAAGGCCATCCGCGCCGACGTCGCCCGCGAACTGCTGCCGCTGGTCGAGGACACCGGCTGGTTCTTCGACACCGAGCTGCTGGTGCTGGCCCAGAACAGCGGGGCGCGCATCCACGAGGTGCCGGTGGACTGGGTCGACGACCCCGACAGCCGGGTCGACCTGGCCGCCACCATCCTGGCCGACCTGCGCGGCATCGCCCGGCTCGGCCGCAGCCTGCTCACCGGCGCGCTGCCGCTGGCCCGGCTGCGCGCCGAACTCGGCCGGGCCCCGCTGGCCCGCCCCGAGAGCTCACTGCTGCGCCAGGTGGTCCGGTTCGGCCTCGTCGGTGTCGTCAGCACCCTGGCCTACCTGCTGCTGTACGCGCTGGCCCAGCCGTACCTCGGCGCGCAGGGCGCGAACCTGGCCGCGCTGGCGGTCACCGCGATCGCCAACACCGCCGCCAACCGGCGGCTCACCTTCGGCATCCGGGGCGCGGCCGACGCGCTGCGCCACCAGGCGCAGGGCCTGCTCGTCTTCGCCCTGGGCCTGCTGCTCACCAGCGGGGCGCTGGCCGCCCTGCACCTGATCGCCGGCGCGACCACGCGTACGGCCGAACTCACCGTCCTGGTGACCGCGAATCTGCTGGCCACGCTGCTACGGTTCACGCTGCTGCGGTCGTGGGTCTTCAAGGGGGAACACTGA